Below is a genomic region from SAR324 cluster bacterium.
AGTGGTAAAATTAAACTCGCTGGAGGGGAAGGTGCGCATCATCCTTCGATGGCTAAGCATCTGATTGATTTTGGAAAAGTTGGTTATGTCCAAATCGACTGTGGTCGCATTGGTGGAATTGGACCAGCCAAAGTGGTAGCTGAATATGCTGTGGCCAATGGTGTTACCTATGTAAACCACACCTTCACCTCTCACCTTGCCTTGAGTGCTTCCCTTCAGCCTTATGCAGGGTTAAAAGCTCATGAAATTTGTGAGTACCCTGGCCAACCAAAATCCCTTGCACTGGACATTACCAAATCTCATTTGTTGCTTGATCAAAATGGCCAAATCAAGGCACCTGAAGCTCCAGGTTTAGGAATGGAAATCAATCTTGAAGCCCTGAAGTCATATTTGGTGGATGTTTCGATTGAAGTCAACGGTCAAAATTTATTTAAAACAACCCAATTTTGAATTTTAACGAATAAAGATGACTGATTGCTTCAAAAATAAATCTTTTTAGTTTGAGTTTAAAAAGGACGTTCGAAGGTTAAATGGAAAAGAGTCAAATAGATCAGTTCTGGAAGGAGGGCTATGTCGTTGTTGAATCAGTTGTACCATGGGAATTGATCCAAGAAGCTAACATTGTTCTTAAGCAACTTGTAGAAGATGCCTGCAAAGTTAATTCAAGTAATTCCATCTATGATTTGAGCGATCAACATACCGAACGGGTTCCAAGTGTGAGACGTATTAAGGATCCTCACCTAGTCCATCCAGTTTATGATCATATTATGCGCTCAGAAGCCCTGCTGGATTGCATCAGGGCCTTGTTGGGGAACGACCTGCGGATGGAGCATAGTAAGCTGAATATCAAGCAAGCCAAAGGTGGGGAAGCGGTGGAATGGCATCAGGATTGGGCCTTCTATCCTCACTCGAATGATGACATTCTTGAAGTAGGAGTACTTCTGGAAGATTGTGACGAGGAAAATGGACCGCTATTGATGATTCCCGAATCTCATAGGGGACCAATTGAAAATCATCATCATCCAGATGGATTTTTCTGTGGAGCAATTGATCTGGATCACGCTACTTTTGATGCAAAGAAAGCAGTTTCATTGACTGCAAAAGCTGGCGCGATCACCTTGCACCATGTTCGGATGGTTCACGGCTCACGTTCCAATCAATCAAATCGAAACCGGCCTATTTTGCTGATTGGCTATTCTGCAGCAGATGCTTGGCCCCTAAGAGGAATTAGTTCAATTGAAGAGTTTGAAGGCAGGATGATTTGTGGAAAAACACAACTTCCTCGCTTGGAGAAAGTGCCAGTTCGAATGCCTTACCCCCCAGCCCCTGATCAGGGATCCATTTTTGAAAATCAGCGCCTAGTAGCTGGAAAGTCCTTCCGATAATTCAATGAAAATGCATCTAAGTTTTAAGATCACGACTTATCCAAAGATTCGTTGGGTTGAAACAGAGTCATTGGCAAATTATTAACCCTTCCTCTGACAAGAATCTTAAAAAATACTCTCGATTAATCTTTGGACGGCCAGAGCATCTGAAAAATTCGCCAATCTCTTCTTGCCATCATCGAGTTGGAGTGCAACTAGATCCAATTGTCCCACGTAAGCTCGAATGGGTTGGCTCACTTCACTCTCAAGCAGTGGTTTCCAGCCATCTGGGTTTTGAAGATAAAGTTGGTACCATTTGTCAAACACCAGACATCCCTCTGATCCCAGAATTCGGTAACGAACGATATCTTGGCGAAAGCCTCCAACCCAAACGTTCACTGTTACTGGACCAACTGAGGACTCCCATCGTCCCATGAACAGAGTTTCAGCATGCCCAGTTTCTGGGTGTTCTATAATGTGAGGAACCCCCAGTTCGAGCTCGCCAAAGATTTCACGACTCAAGTAAGCATAGTGAGATCCTACTTCCCTCATCATGCCCCCCTGTTCTTGTCCACCAAGCCAAATAGCATGGGATTGCCAATCACGAGGCCATTTCGTAAATTTCATAATGAATTCTGCACCAAGCAATTCTCCGATAGATCCTCAGGTCAGCTTTTCTCTAGCTACTTACATTGAGGGAGTCCCTGAAAAACAAAGTTAATTCCTTGAAAAAATAATGATTTTCAATAATTTGGACTAGATTTTGACTTTTCGAAAGGCTGATTCTGAGTGGTTTTTCACATAGAATATTCCAGTTGTTAGACAATCCATCATAAATAGCCTGAGCGTGAAATTTTGGTGGAGTAGAAACATAGAGGAGATCGATTCCCCTTGTTCCCAAGAGAGCTGACATATCTTCTGTAAGCTTGAAAGATCTTACAGGACGTTCAAAGTTATCGAGTGAATCTGATCGAACATCTAAACCAACAAGAGGCTCAAATCTTTGGTGATCCATAATATGGGTCAACATCCTCTTGCCAACCGCTCCAAGACCAATGATTGCTGTTCGATAAATGTGTTTTGTCATGAATAAACCGCGTTCAATCAGTAAATCTGAAAATTAAAACCAAAAAATCATACGGCCCACGATGCAAGTTCCAAAAGTCATGAATCATATATCCATCAGAGAACCTGGAGATCCAGATGTTTTGGTGTCGGATACCGGACAGGTTCCTGAAATTGAAGATAATGAGGTTTTGATAAAAGTTGCAGCAGCAGGCATCAATCGACCGGATGTGATGCAGAGGCAGGGAAATTACAATCCACCTCCAGGTGCCTCACAAATCCCTGGACTTGAAGTGGCCGGTGAAGTGGCCGCTGTCGCTTCTGGTGTCACAGATTACAAAGTTGGGGACAAAGTATGCGCCCTAGTTTCTGGGGGAGGATATGCAGAATATTGCAATGCTCCCGTTCCACAGGTTTTACCTATTCCGGCTGGATTATCAATGGTTGAAGCTGCAGGAGTTCCTGAAAATTACTTTACAGTATGGACCAATGTCTTTGAGAGAGGAGGACTTCAGTCGGGAGAAACTATCTTAATCCATGGTGGTTCCAGCGGTATCGGGACAACCGCTATTCAGTTAGCCCACCTTCATGGAGCAAATGTCATCACCACGGTAGGCAGCGCTGAAAAATGCCAAGCCTGCTTGGATTTAGATGCCAAACATGCCATCAACTACAGAGAACAAGATTTTGTTGAACAGATCAGAGAAATCACTTCTGGTAAAGGCGTCGAACTAATCTTAGACATGGTTGGCGGTGATTACATCCAAAAGAATATTTCTTGTCTGGCATTAGAAGGAAGGTTGGTTCAGATCGCATTCCTGAAACCGGCAGTTAATGAAATCAACCTTGCCCCAATGATGATCAACCGACTAACAATTACTGGGTCCACACTAAGGCCAAGGACTGTTCAGCAAAAGGGGGCCATTGCCAATGAACTTCGCCAGCATGTCTGGCCTCTTTTCGAGGAGGGCAAACTCAAGGTTCTTGTTCATCAGACCTTCCCAATGAGCAAAGCCAATGATGCCCATCGTCTGATGGAAAAGAGTACACACATTGGTAAAATCATCTTAGATCTCTCAAAGTGATCTGAAACTATCTTCACGTTCTTCCTCAAAAGAAATCAACTGCAGCGCAGTCGAAAAGGGAATATCAAAAGCATCGATATAAGCCAAAATTGTTCTGAGCAGTTCTTGGTAAGTCTTGATTGCACTGGTGACCAGTAAATTGATCTAAACTTTGTTCCATCGAAACTCCAGAGGGAACTGATTCAATGAACATAGAATTTTCAGGCATTTGGCCCATCCTTTACTCCTTCTTTAGAGAAGATGGAAACTTGGATCGGACTGCAATGAGATATCAGGTTCAATCCTGCTTAGCTCAGAATATTCAGGGTTTAGTGGTCCTTGGCCTAGCAACGGAGGTTCATAAATTGTCCTCTGATGAGCAATTTATGATTCTGGAATGGGCTTTGGAAGATCTCCAAGGAATACTTCCTTTAGCAGTTACTGTCTCGGGTCCAGATGCTTCCACACAATTGAAATTTGCTCAAAAAGCGTCAGACCTTGGCGCAAGTTGGTTGATTCTTCAGCCACCTTCACGTCGTCCCCTGAGTGAAGAGGAATGTTTTGAACATTTCTCCGAGGTGATGAGCTCAATTCAACTGCCGATTGCCATTCAAAATGCTCCGGAGTATCTAGGGGTAGGCTTGAGCATTCCGAAAATCGTGGAGTTAAACCAACATCATTCTCATTTTAAACTTTTGAAAGGAGAAGGTTCTGCTGTCGAGGTTGAGCAACTTGTAAAGGCGCTGAAAAGCAGAATGCAGATTTTTAATGGCAGAGGAGGAATTGAACAATTGGATTCATTGCGTGCTGGCTGTGCTGGGTTGATTCCGGCCCCAGAGTTGGTAGATCGGCAAGTTAAAATCTATCAGTTTTGGAGGGATGGGCTAACGGATGAAGCAGAGGTACTTCAAAAGGAAATTCTGCCGATGATCGTCTTCAATATGCAGACAATCCCGCATCTACTCTGTTACGGTAAACGCCTTTTGGCTGCGAGATTGGGGCTAACAGTATTTGATCGGGCTCCTTTTCAAGGACCAAGTGAATTCGGTCTAAAAAGAATAGCTGAATTTGCAAAAAACTTAGGCCCTCTCTCCACTCGATAGTGATCTGATGAGCTTTAGGTTTTTTCTATTGGTTTGCTACGAATTTAAGTGACAGTTTCCAAATGAGCACGCTTACATGAAACGGGAGGAAGGTTTCGGCTGATCAATTCTAAGTCTTCAAGAACAAGTTTGCCAATCTGTTGTAAGGCAGAAGTCAATGCACCAGCGCGGTGTGCAGAGAGGAGCATATTCTTGGTTTGACGAATTGGGTCCTCTTGTGGAACAGGTTCTTCAGGAAACACATCGGTTGCTACTCGAATTCTTCCTGAGTTGGCAAATTTTTGTAGGTCTTTAAAGTCAGCGATTTCAGCCCTACTTAAAAGAATTAGCATCGCCCCAGGTTGCATCCATTCCAGCCGCTCGGCGTTCAAGAGTTTTGAATTCTCAGTTGTAATGGTGGCCGTTACAAAAAAAATCTACTCTCTCTGAGAAGTTGCTCCAA
It encodes:
- a CDS encoding phytanoyl-CoA dioxygenase family protein, producing MEKSQIDQFWKEGYVVVESVVPWELIQEANIVLKQLVEDACKVNSSNSIYDLSDQHTERVPSVRRIKDPHLVHPVYDHIMRSEALLDCIRALLGNDLRMEHSKLNIKQAKGGEAVEWHQDWAFYPHSNDDILEVGVLLEDCDEENGPLLMIPESHRGPIENHHHPDGFFCGAIDLDHATFDAKKAVSLTAKAGAITLHHVRMVHGSRSNQSNRNRPILLIGYSAADAWPLRGISSIEEFEGRMICGKTQLPRLEKVPVRMPYPPAPDQGSIFENQRLVAGKSFR
- a CDS encoding Gfo/Idh/MocA family oxidoreductase translates to MTKHIYRTAIIGLGAVGKRMLTHIMDHQRFEPLVGLDVRSDSLDNFERPVRSFKLTEDMSALLGTRGIDLLYVSTPPKFHAQAIYDGLSNNWNILCEKPLRISLSKSQNLVQIIENHYFFKELTLFFRDSLNVSS
- a CDS encoding NAD(P)H-quinone oxidoreductase, which produces MNHISIREPGDPDVLVSDTGQVPEIEDNEVLIKVAAAGINRPDVMQRQGNYNPPPGASQIPGLEVAGEVAAVASGVTDYKVGDKVCALVSGGGYAEYCNAPVPQVLPIPAGLSMVEAAGVPENYFTVWTNVFERGGLQSGETILIHGGSSGIGTTAIQLAHLHGANVITTVGSAEKCQACLDLDAKHAINYREQDFVEQIREITSGKGVELILDMVGGDYIQKNISCLALEGRLVQIAFLKPAVNEINLAPMMINRLTITGSTLRPRTVQQKGAIANELRQHVWPLFEEGKLKVLVHQTFPMSKANDAHRLMEKSTHIGKIILDLSK
- a CDS encoding dihydrodipicolinate synthase family protein, with product MNIEFSGIWPILYSFFREDGNLDRTAMRYQVQSCLAQNIQGLVVLGLATEVHKLSSDEQFMILEWALEDLQGILPLAVTVSGPDASTQLKFAQKASDLGASWLILQPPSRRPLSEEECFEHFSEVMSSIQLPIAIQNAPEYLGVGLSIPKIVELNQHHSHFKLLKGEGSAVEVEQLVKALKSRMQIFNGRGGIEQLDSLRAGCAGLIPAPELVDRQVKIYQFWRDGLTDEAEVLQKEILPMIVFNMQTIPHLLCYGKRLLAARLGLTVFDRAPFQGPSEFGLKRIAEFAKNLGPLSTR
- a CDS encoding NAD(P)-dependent oxidoreductase encodes the protein MNAERLEWMQPGAMLILLSRAEIADFKDLQKFANSGRIRVATDVFPEEPVPQEDPIRQTKNMLLSAHRAGALTSALQQIGKLVLEDLELISRNLPPVSCKRAHLETVT